One Dermacentor andersoni chromosome 6, qqDerAnde1_hic_scaffold, whole genome shotgun sequence genomic window carries:
- the LOC140219112 gene encoding uncharacterized protein, which yields MPLVKLWNADRTIKKVAQASSLEEVLAQAKEKGICNAANAKVFLQDWTELEEETFAELLHELPLNDRVFIVAEVIPAASPDPFLSGIPEHEAPSNAATNTFDITNMSPPPLDTSNFPSSLREALGSQVPLHPRERRDLVRRVADNLLNLYSRPKREEIRSTAAQIVAAYPLSLQDRKLDGGLLGRGYDSFFQQLENRIENLNRGKRSASPTAGVSGSKVRKWAYGCANWQPVRRFEPPNDTQEKIQFMKQEGRKNYKEINMTLATQYMQDTYIEQRTFINTDPCPHTSKVKEEWPLLFITPCFYKHADQLLGKDVKIAGSIFKKDCYIAAENQLLFSEGVDFVEATCLLFLTYYVLNMSYAEGAATTLEFLQRYRTSVCSIH from the exons ATGCCTCTTGTAAAACTGTGGAATGCTGACCGCACAATCAAAAAGGTGGCTCAGGCTAGTTCTCTAGAAGAGGTGCTAGCCCAGGCAAAAGAAAAGGGCATCTGCAATGCAGCAAATGCAAAG GTATTCCTCCAGGACTGGACTGAACTAGAAGAAGAGACGTTTGCTGAACTTTTACATGAGCTGCCACTCAATGACAGGGTTTTTATAGTGGCAGAAGTCATACCTGCAGCCTCTCCTGATCCTTTCCTGTCAG GCATACCCGAGCATGAAGCCCCATCAAACGCCGCCACAAATACATTTGACATAACAAACATGAGCCCACCTCCGCTAGACACTAGCAACTTCCCAAGTAGCCTTAGAGAGGCCCTTGGGAGTCAAGTTCCCCTCCATCCAAGGGAGAGAAGGGACTTGGTGAGGCGGGTGGCAGACAATTTGTTAAACCTGTATTCGAGACCGAAGAGAGAGGAGATACGCAGCACAGCTGCACAAATTGTAGCTGCGTATCCCCTCTCTCTTCAAGATAGGAAGTTAGATGGGGGGCTGCTGGGAAGAGGTTATGACTCTTTTTTCCAGCAGCTGGAAAACCGAATCGAAAATTTAAATCGCGGCAAGCGATCCGCATCGCCTACAGCAGGAGTTTCGGGCTCCAAAGTGAGAAAATGGGCGTATGGCTGTGCTAACTGGCAGCCAGTCCGTAGGTTTGAGCCCCCAAATGACACCCAAGAAAAAATACAATTCATgaaacaagaaggaaggaaaaactacaaagaaattaATATGACACTTGCAACACAGTACATGCAGGACACATACATAGAACAAAGAACATTCATTAATACAGATCCATGTCCACACACATCGAAAGTGAAGGAGGAGTGGCCACTTCTCTTCATCACCCCTTGCTTCTACAAGCACGCGGACCAACTTCTCGGGAAGGATGTGAAG ATTGCAGGGAGCATCTTCAAAAAAGACTGCTATATAGCAGCAGAAAACCAGCTCCTTTTTTCAGAAGGAGTAGATTTTGTGGAGGCGACGTGCCTGCTGTTTTTGACATATTATGTATTAAATATGTCGTATGCTGAAGGAGCAGCCACCACATTAGAGTTTTTGCAAAGGTACAGGACATCCGTATGCAGCATTCATTGA